One Saccharopolyspora erythraea NRRL 2338 genomic region harbors:
- a CDS encoding zinc finger protein, which produces MFGISSYRPTVYWRPIAGERHALRPTSPPREGEERETLCGKTVLIPDPSYVDWLAPTCACCMEQARMLCDAPERKI; this is translated from the coding sequence GTGTTCGGAATCTCGTCTTATCGGCCGACCGTATACTGGCGTCCCATCGCGGGCGAACGGCACGCGCTGCGCCCCACCTCACCGCCTCGCGAGGGGGAGGAACGGGAAACGCTGTGCGGCAAAACAGTCCTGATCCCCGATCCGTCCTACGTGGACTGGCTGGCACCGACCTGCGCCTGCTGCATGGAGCAGGCGCGCATGCTCTGCGATGCCCCGGAAAGGAAGATCTGA
- a CDS encoding carotenoid oxygenase family protein, protein MTEVAEAASSAPPVHLVGHLEPVPDEVEVHDLRVTGTLPRELAGRYLRNGPNPLPGENPGHWFAGHGMVHGIRIRDGRAEWYRNRWVRTNLLEGRFEAGDGATLDRSVTPANTHVIEHSGHLLALCEGGLPYELTAGLDTEGPRAFDGRLTNGMTAHPKEDPDTGELHFFGCGFRPPHLTYHRLSPAGELVRSQVVEVPGATMMHDFAITENHVIWLDLPVTFDLDLVGRALPYRWNDDYGARLGVMARDGEPTVRWFEIDPCYVFHVGNAREDPAGRIVLDAVRWDRDTFRRGWSRLGGDGRARRDGGPAAEFSGTGRSTLHRWIFDLASGSVREQAIDDRGVEFPTLNENRVGRDNRYLYTVAEQLDDSNTGAAIVKYDTATGIGETHELGADRTAGEAVFVAAAGGRDEDDGWLLSIVSDRSGKSSDLVVLDATDLTAAPVATVHLPRRVPTGFHGSWIPDAELDA, encoded by the coding sequence ATGACGGAAGTCGCCGAGGCGGCGTCGAGCGCGCCACCGGTCCACCTCGTCGGCCACCTGGAACCCGTGCCCGACGAGGTCGAGGTCCACGACCTGCGGGTGACCGGCACGTTGCCCCGGGAGCTGGCCGGCCGGTACCTGCGGAACGGGCCCAACCCGCTGCCGGGGGAGAACCCGGGGCACTGGTTCGCCGGACACGGCATGGTGCACGGCATCCGGATCCGCGACGGCCGCGCGGAGTGGTACCGGAACCGCTGGGTCCGCACCAACCTGCTCGAAGGCCGCTTCGAGGCCGGCGACGGCGCCACGCTCGACCGGTCGGTCACCCCGGCCAACACCCACGTCATCGAGCACTCCGGGCATCTGCTCGCGCTCTGCGAGGGCGGGCTGCCCTACGAGCTCACCGCCGGCCTGGACACCGAGGGGCCGCGCGCCTTCGACGGGCGGCTGACCAACGGGATGACGGCCCACCCCAAGGAGGACCCGGACACCGGCGAGCTGCACTTCTTCGGGTGCGGCTTCCGGCCGCCGCACCTGACCTACCACCGGTTGTCACCCGCGGGCGAGCTCGTCCGCAGCCAGGTCGTCGAGGTTCCGGGCGCGACGATGATGCACGACTTCGCCATCACCGAGAACCACGTGATCTGGCTGGACCTCCCGGTGACCTTCGACCTGGACCTGGTCGGTCGCGCCCTCCCCTACCGGTGGAACGACGACTACGGCGCTCGGCTGGGAGTGATGGCGCGCGACGGGGAACCGACCGTGCGCTGGTTCGAGATCGATCCCTGCTACGTCTTCCACGTCGGCAACGCCCGCGAGGACCCGGCCGGACGCATCGTGCTGGACGCGGTGCGCTGGGACAGGGACACCTTCCGCCGCGGGTGGTCGCGCCTGGGCGGCGACGGCCGTGCCCGTCGCGACGGCGGGCCGGCCGCCGAGTTCTCCGGTACCGGTCGCAGCACCCTGCACCGCTGGATCTTCGACCTGGCGTCGGGTTCCGTGCGGGAGCAGGCGATCGACGACCGGGGAGTGGAGTTCCCGACGCTGAACGAGAACCGCGTCGGCCGGGACAACCGATACCTGTACACCGTCGCCGAGCAGTTGGACGACTCGAACACCGGCGCCGCGATCGTCAAGTACGACACCGCCACCGGCATCGGCGAGACGCACGAACTCGGAGCCGACCGGACCGCGGGCGAGGCCGTGTTCGTGGCCGCGGCCGGCGGCCGCGACGAAGACGACGGCTGGCTGCTCTCCATCGTCAGCGACCGCTCCGGCAAGAGCTCCGACCTCGTCGTGCTCGACGCCACCGACCTCACCGCCGCCCCGGTGGCCACCGTGCACCTGCCCCGCCGGGTGCCCACCGGATTCCACGGATCCTGGATCCCGGACGCAGAACTGGACGCCTGA
- a CDS encoding arabinosyltransferase domain-containing protein: protein MADGKGLDVPERGAPAEARDQVAPDVRQPAPRGRSARVLSAILGIVVGLLGLLAAVAVPLAPVVAREVTVTWPEAAAPARSTLAFFVPYRPVSVDVDVPCRVVRSGQALGRPATLVSSRLPGQPTQGFAVTTANGTALVLVGGREALRAPIGRDCAISLHSDASGSTARIGDRTATLPGVRVEDVVAFATDLPPDDAAGMRVTARAANPFENEPTAEKALLVWGQFLLAGLAFVLLAVRTRGIRAVGVAATTAPLPVQPGPPATNGNRARTNADGTALLAGDGTALLAGDGTTHPNGDGFAPEETRLGAWRRAVSGLVDLLVVGVVGGWWVFGPNTPDDSFASVTITNALNTGDVGNYYRWENASEAPFLLAQQLLELVAGLSAAPLAMRVPSVIAALLTWQLLSRGVLSAVIPEHSRKPSVRALAALSFLAWWLPFGLGVRPEPFVALGVAATLAFTLQGVRQQRLGLLGAAALWAGLSMAVNPMGITAIAPFIVLAGRLRRMLRVPDMVLLAGITSTGLVAMFADQSLAGAREATRMHGFYGPNVPWYLEIQRYQFLLGFDLQGDVARRAPVLLTAVVLLFTALLLSRGARWLPGMRMAGVPAGCLAIGLALMWLTPSKWTHYFGALAGVGAATLTAGVVLVVVTARRLAGERTVVLLGLLCTGLGVVAAALTFAGKNNWFLHSHYGVPWGDGPVSPLNNPLLWSLGVGALLVAAAVSGAVRRDRFAARRTLVRMPAVLGVTAVGTTVAVVLYSFAVAPLRQSGSYSVGGQNLASLTGQSCGIVDHVVVTPDVPGGRLQVSGGDPEAVGFRRNGGFASPPPGGTAWSSFGGGPISTGQLTTGWFPLPAELPDSRELAVDVAGRTGDGNRIALEFGTRNGVIGERVLDDTAFDGDERPAYPADHVIEDKPQDNPSWRTLHSEVPDGATRVRIRAVDATTDGAGWLAVTAPRIREVVPMAQYLRGRSPILVDWSMTWSAPCLQAMPEVGGGLAEPPAYLVNPPHGLGFGGRAAYERVIGGSFAGVREVGHQKEVPTRLLGVEDAPQYAEWGHLIEVDYPLSGNGFDVQSVPVSRWGWRGE, encoded by the coding sequence GTGGCGGATGGCAAGGGGCTGGACGTGCCGGAGCGGGGGGCGCCGGCCGAGGCGAGGGACCAGGTGGCGCCGGACGTCCGGCAACCGGCGCCGCGGGGCAGGTCCGCCCGCGTGCTGTCGGCGATCCTGGGGATCGTCGTCGGGCTCCTCGGCCTGCTCGCCGCCGTCGCGGTGCCGCTGGCGCCGGTGGTCGCCCGCGAGGTCACCGTCACCTGGCCGGAAGCCGCCGCGCCCGCGAGGTCCACCCTGGCGTTCTTCGTGCCGTACCGGCCGGTGTCGGTGGACGTCGACGTGCCGTGCCGGGTGGTGCGGTCGGGCCAGGCGCTCGGCAGGCCCGCCACGCTGGTGAGCAGCCGCCTGCCCGGCCAGCCCACGCAGGGTTTCGCGGTGACCACGGCAAATGGCACCGCGCTCGTCCTGGTCGGCGGGCGCGAGGCGCTGCGGGCGCCGATCGGCCGCGACTGCGCCATCTCGCTGCACTCCGACGCTTCCGGGAGCACCGCCCGGATCGGCGACCGCACCGCCACGCTCCCCGGGGTGCGGGTGGAGGACGTCGTCGCATTCGCCACCGACCTGCCGCCGGACGACGCGGCCGGGATGCGGGTGACCGCACGGGCCGCCAACCCGTTCGAGAACGAGCCGACCGCGGAGAAGGCACTGCTGGTGTGGGGGCAGTTCCTGCTGGCAGGCCTCGCCTTCGTGCTGCTCGCCGTGCGCACGCGCGGCATCCGCGCGGTCGGTGTCGCGGCGACCACTGCGCCGCTGCCCGTCCAGCCCGGCCCGCCGGCCACCAACGGCAACCGCGCCCGCACCAACGCCGACGGCACGGCACTCCTCGCCGGCGACGGCACGGCACTCCTCGCCGGCGACGGCACGACACACCCCAACGGCGATGGTTTCGCACCCGAGGAGACCCGGCTCGGTGCCTGGCGCCGCGCGGTGTCGGGGCTGGTGGACCTGCTCGTGGTGGGCGTGGTCGGCGGCTGGTGGGTGTTCGGCCCGAACACGCCCGACGACTCGTTCGCGAGCGTGACCATCACCAACGCGCTCAACACCGGCGACGTCGGCAACTACTACCGCTGGGAGAACGCCTCCGAGGCACCGTTCCTGCTCGCCCAGCAGCTGCTCGAACTGGTGGCCGGGTTGAGCGCGGCGCCGCTGGCCATGCGAGTGCCCAGCGTCATCGCCGCACTGCTGACCTGGCAGTTGCTCAGCCGGGGCGTCCTGAGCGCCGTCATCCCCGAGCACAGCCGCAAGCCGTCGGTTCGGGCGCTCGCCGCGCTGAGCTTCCTCGCCTGGTGGCTGCCCTTCGGCCTGGGCGTGCGGCCCGAGCCGTTCGTGGCGCTGGGAGTGGCGGCGACGCTCGCCTTCACGTTGCAGGGCGTGCGGCAGCAGCGGCTCGGCCTGCTCGGCGCCGCCGCGTTGTGGGCCGGGCTGTCGATGGCGGTGAACCCGATGGGCATCACCGCGATAGCGCCGTTCATCGTGCTCGCCGGTCGGCTGCGGCGGATGCTGCGGGTGCCGGACATGGTCCTGCTCGCAGGCATCACCTCCACCGGCCTGGTCGCGATGTTCGCCGACCAGTCGCTGGCCGGTGCTCGCGAGGCGACCCGGATGCACGGTTTCTACGGGCCGAACGTGCCGTGGTACCTGGAGATCCAGCGCTACCAGTTCCTGCTCGGCTTCGACCTCCAGGGCGACGTGGCCAGGCGCGCTCCGGTGCTGCTGACCGCGGTGGTGCTGCTGTTCACCGCGCTGCTGCTCAGCCGGGGCGCCCGCTGGCTGCCGGGTATGCGGATGGCCGGGGTCCCGGCGGGCTGCCTTGCGATCGGCCTCGCGCTGATGTGGCTGACGCCGTCGAAGTGGACCCACTACTTCGGTGCGCTCGCCGGTGTCGGTGCCGCGACGCTGACCGCGGGGGTGGTGCTGGTCGTGGTCACCGCACGGCGGCTGGCCGGGGAGCGGACCGTGGTGCTGCTCGGCTTGCTCTGCACCGGCTTGGGTGTGGTCGCCGCGGCGTTGACGTTCGCGGGCAAGAACAACTGGTTCCTGCACTCGCACTACGGCGTTCCGTGGGGCGACGGGCCCGTGAGCCCGTTGAACAACCCGCTGTTGTGGTCGCTGGGCGTCGGCGCGCTGCTGGTGGCAGCGGCGGTTTCCGGTGCCGTTCGCAGGGACCGGTTCGCCGCGCGTCGGACGCTGGTCCGGATGCCCGCCGTGCTCGGCGTGACGGCGGTCGGCACCACCGTGGCCGTCGTGCTGTACTCCTTCGCCGTCGCGCCGCTGCGCCAGAGCGGCAGCTACTCCGTCGGCGGGCAGAACCTGGCGAGCCTGACCGGGCAGAGCTGCGGGATCGTCGACCACGTCGTGGTCACGCCCGACGTGCCGGGCGGCAGGCTCCAGGTCTCCGGCGGCGACCCGGAGGCGGTGGGTTTCCGCCGCAACGGCGGATTCGCCTCGCCGCCGCCGGGCGGGACTGCGTGGAGCAGCTTCGGCGGCGGGCCGATCTCCACCGGTCAGCTGACCACCGGCTGGTTCCCGCTGCCGGCTGAGCTGCCCGACTCCCGCGAGCTGGCCGTCGACGTCGCCGGCCGCACCGGGGACGGGAACCGCATCGCCCTGGAATTCGGCACGCGCAACGGCGTCATCGGCGAACGGGTGCTCGACGACACCGCGTTCGACGGCGACGAACGGCCCGCCTACCCCGCCGACCACGTCATCGAGGACAAGCCGCAGGACAACCCGTCCTGGCGGACCCTGCACTCCGAGGTGCCCGACGGCGCGACTCGGGTCCGCATCCGGGCCGTCGACGCCACCACGGACGGCGCAGGGTGGCTCGCGGTGACCGCGCCCCGCATCCGCGAGGTCGTCCCCATGGCCCAGTACCTGCGGGGCAGGTCGCCGATCCTGGTGGACTGGTCGATGACCTGGTCCGCGCCGTGCCTGCAGGCGATGCCCGAGGTCGGTGGCGGACTCGCCGAACCGCCCGCGTACCTGGTCAACCCGCCGCACGGGCTCGGCTTCGGCGGCAGGGCCGCCTACGAGCGCGTGATCGGCGGCAGCTTCGCCGGTGTCCGGGAAGTCGGTCACCAGAAAGAGGTACCCACGCGGCTACTCGGTGTCGAAGACGCTCCCCAATATGCCGAGTGGGGCCACCTGATCGAGGTCGATTACCCGCTATCGGGCAACGGCTTCGATGTTCAGAGCGTTCCGGTTTCACGGTGGGGTTGGCGAGGGGAGTGA
- a CDS encoding arabinosyltransferase domain-containing protein: MNHPIGSAVLERPAEPGPERPERRSAPLWLAHFVALTVGLLGLVCALSLPFAPVWSDRTEVRWPSVHAGTPDAPGTGTTLDDGLRSTTALFAPYRPAEFHAAVPCATLRSADGTVFSTLPPGSDREGMVLAVREGEPRLLLGQREVELPPLAGDCTLNVNADSAQSVVTVGASTTRLPGVAAPEIFTFSTDLEPVQAATLSVTARTFSWFDTTPTEQKRGMVTGALLMAALSLLFLVVTAPPAMSALRGAARLRTWLLLPVDAAVLGILAWWLVIGPISDDDGFAMMTVRNFEPTGDIGNYYRWFNASETPFTLVQHTMRWFADHSLAPVWLRLPSVLAGALTWVVLSRGVVGPLCGPGSRLRAHLLAAVFFLACWLPFDLGVRPEAFVALGTTVLVAALLKAEHSAGPFAWLGLAAVAAGLTVAVTPTGVAALVIVLVFSPRIGRLVVRPGAVPAWLAIPARIALVGCAGSVGLVAMFADSTWNGVAQATWLHDEFGPSLGWYQEFNRYNVLLGTTHWGAAGKRLAVFLVVTAALIAAGCVLRGLHRSTRTPDVALLLGAVAAIFAALWLTPSKWTHHFGSLAGLGPALLAVTVVMLTRVRAPREARVLGVCGASAASLAAGLAFMGPNAWYLYSDIAMPWSDAPVDPLDQPVLWLAVGVASGLVAYAVVLLSRRGEAEARQAWTTMPSSVLALAALASTIVLLGSFTTAYRETGDRFSVARTNWHSVTATSCGVEDEVETLPLAATLRALPGAPEPDGFALSGSPPPEPDLDPESRKDGEVQPQEDVPPVWDSREGGPQNTGTLTTGWFELPALEPDQVLAIWVAGRPEQGNSLAVEFGTPIGDVVRELRDPPPTELPFDDPRHGRPVDWRDFRPWRVMTVEAPAGARTVRLHAEDRTTDEQGWLAVSAPVVRDVVPLPEVLDAQGPTLVDWPMGLLFPCRIDYPRVSGGTADSPGVLVAPPAGEASMAYAPDLGGVFAGVPMQSRRIELPSRLRGAPGVRWGHVYAVSYDTERDVYDRHVTRIRIGGADGDGAYPFEEH; encoded by the coding sequence GTGAACCACCCGATCGGTTCGGCCGTACTCGAACGTCCCGCCGAGCCCGGCCCGGAGCGACCGGAGCGCAGGAGCGCTCCGCTGTGGCTCGCTCACTTCGTCGCGCTCACGGTCGGTTTGCTGGGGCTGGTCTGCGCTTTGTCTTTGCCGTTCGCGCCGGTGTGGTCCGACCGCACCGAGGTGCGGTGGCCGTCCGTGCACGCCGGTACGCCGGACGCGCCCGGCACCGGCACGACGCTCGACGACGGGCTGCGGTCGACCACGGCGCTGTTCGCGCCCTACCGCCCAGCCGAGTTCCACGCGGCGGTGCCGTGCGCGACGCTGCGGAGCGCGGACGGAACGGTGTTCTCGACGCTGCCGCCGGGCAGCGACCGCGAAGGCATGGTCCTCGCGGTCCGCGAAGGTGAGCCGCGGCTCCTGCTCGGGCAGCGGGAGGTGGAGCTCCCACCGCTCGCCGGCGACTGCACGCTCAACGTGAACGCCGACTCCGCGCAGTCCGTGGTCACCGTCGGCGCCTCCACCACGAGGCTGCCCGGTGTCGCGGCGCCGGAGATCTTCACCTTCAGCACCGATCTCGAACCTGTGCAGGCCGCCACGCTCTCGGTCACCGCGCGCACGTTCTCGTGGTTCGACACCACACCGACCGAGCAGAAGCGCGGCATGGTCACCGGCGCGCTGCTGATGGCCGCTCTCTCACTGCTGTTCCTGGTGGTGACCGCACCGCCGGCGATGTCGGCGCTGCGCGGGGCCGCGCGGCTCAGGACCTGGCTGCTGCTGCCGGTCGACGCCGCCGTGCTCGGGATCCTCGCTTGGTGGCTGGTCATCGGCCCGATCAGCGACGACGACGGCTTCGCGATGATGACCGTCCGCAACTTCGAACCGACCGGCGACATCGGCAACTACTACCGCTGGTTCAACGCGTCGGAGACACCGTTCACGCTGGTGCAGCACACGATGCGGTGGTTCGCCGACCACAGCCTCGCGCCGGTCTGGCTGCGGCTGCCGAGCGTGCTGGCGGGCGCGCTCACCTGGGTCGTGCTCAGCAGGGGCGTCGTCGGCCCGCTGTGCGGACCGGGCTCGCGGCTGCGGGCGCACCTGCTCGCCGCGGTGTTCTTCCTGGCCTGTTGGCTCCCATTCGACCTCGGCGTGCGTCCCGAGGCGTTCGTCGCGCTGGGCACCACCGTGCTGGTCGCGGCACTGCTGAAGGCCGAGCACTCCGCGGGCCCCTTCGCTTGGCTCGGCCTGGCCGCGGTGGCCGCCGGCCTGACCGTCGCGGTGACACCGACCGGCGTCGCGGCGCTGGTCATCGTGCTCGTGTTCTCGCCGCGCATCGGGCGGTTGGTCGTGCGGCCGGGAGCGGTACCGGCGTGGCTGGCGATTCCCGCGCGCATCGCACTGGTCGGGTGCGCCGGATCGGTCGGCCTGGTCGCGATGTTCGCCGACTCGACGTGGAACGGCGTGGCGCAGGCGACCTGGCTGCACGACGAGTTCGGCCCGAGCCTGGGCTGGTACCAGGAGTTCAACCGCTACAACGTGCTGCTCGGCACGACGCACTGGGGCGCGGCGGGCAAGCGGCTCGCGGTCTTCCTGGTGGTCACCGCGGCGCTGATCGCGGCGGGCTGCGTGCTGCGCGGGCTGCACCGCTCGACGCGGACGCCCGACGTCGCGCTGCTGCTCGGTGCGGTGGCCGCGATCTTCGCCGCGCTGTGGCTGACGCCGTCGAAGTGGACCCACCACTTCGGCTCGCTCGCCGGCCTCGGTCCTGCTCTGCTGGCGGTGACCGTCGTGATGCTGACGCGGGTGCGCGCGCCGCGGGAGGCGCGGGTGCTGGGCGTCTGCGGTGCGTCGGCGGCGTCGCTGGCGGCCGGATTGGCGTTCATGGGGCCCAATGCCTGGTACCTGTACTCCGACATCGCGATGCCGTGGTCGGACGCACCGGTCGATCCGCTGGACCAGCCGGTGCTGTGGCTCGCGGTGGGCGTGGCGTCCGGTCTGGTCGCCTACGCCGTCGTGCTCCTGTCGCGGCGCGGGGAGGCCGAGGCACGGCAGGCGTGGACCACCATGCCGTCGTCGGTGCTGGCGTTGGCGGCGCTGGCCTCGACGATCGTGCTGCTCGGCTCGTTCACGACCGCATACCGGGAGACGGGCGACCGATTCTCGGTCGCGCGCACCAACTGGCACAGCGTCACCGCCACGAGCTGCGGTGTCGAGGACGAGGTCGAGACGCTCCCGCTGGCCGCGACCCTGCGGGCGTTGCCGGGCGCACCGGAACCGGACGGCTTCGCCCTTTCCGGGTCGCCGCCGCCCGAGCCCGACCTGGACCCGGAGTCCAGGAAGGACGGCGAAGTCCAGCCGCAGGAGGACGTGCCGCCGGTGTGGGACAGCCGCGAAGGCGGACCGCAGAACACGGGCACCCTGACCACCGGGTGGTTCGAGCTGCCCGCGCTGGAGCCCGACCAGGTGCTCGCGATCTGGGTCGCGGGCCGGCCGGAGCAGGGCAACTCGCTCGCCGTCGAGTTCGGCACGCCGATCGGCGACGTGGTCCGGGAGCTGCGCGACCCGCCACCGACCGAACTGCCCTTCGACGACCCCCGCCACGGCAGGCCGGTCGACTGGCGCGACTTCCGCCCGTGGCGCGTGATGACCGTCGAGGCCCCCGCCGGTGCCCGCACCGTGCGGCTGCACGCCGAGGACCGGACGACCGACGAGCAGGGCTGGCTGGCGGTCAGCGCCCCGGTGGTCCGCGACGTCGTGCCGTTGCCCGAGGTGCTCGACGCGCAGGGGCCGACGCTGGTCGACTGGCCGATGGGGCTGCTCTTCCCGTGCCGCATCGACTACCCGCGCGTCAGCGGCGGCACCGCCGACAGCCCCGGCGTGCTGGTCGCACCGCCCGCCGGTGAGGCGTCGATGGCGTACGCCCCCGACCTCGGCGGGGTCTTCGCCGGGGTGCCGATGCAGTCGCGCCGGATCGAACTGCCGAGCAGGCTGCGCGGCGCCCCCGGCGTCCGGTGGGGCCACGTCTACGCCGTCAGCTACGACACCGAGCGCGACGTCTACGACCGGCACGTGACGAGGATCCGGATCGGCGGTGCGGACGGCGACGGCGCCTACCCCTTCGAAGAGCACTGA
- a CDS encoding alkaline phosphatase D family protein has protein sequence MSDPTTVSRRSVLLGGTAAGAVALSTGAALPAAAQQGAGFARRGEVFTLGVASGDPAPDGVVLWTRLAADPIAEDGMGGMPDKTFPVQWEVAEDERFHRVVQRGEAQAAPSLGHSVHVELTGLRPDREYFYRFRAEGAVSPVGRTRTAPLPGAMTELTMAFASCAQFEHGFFTAYRHLAEEHPDLVLHLGDYQYEYKAGDYVIPGGNIRDHAGPETTTLANYRQRHAQYKSDPDLQFAHAAAPWVVVWDDHELDNNWADEIHEKPEKPQPDFLERRKAAFQAYYENMPLRRAQIPKGIDLRLHRRIEWGRLATFHMLDTRQYRDDQVGGDKVPTTDPARLDPARSLTGAEQERWLLTNLRSSQARWDVLGQQVMFAEIDLAEGDAEGYNPDAWDGYVGSRQRVIQGFQQGKVRNPVVLTGDVHKNWANDVQSDGRTVATELTTTSITSGGDGSESLTEKEKGYLRDNPHVRFYSNQRGYIRTRFTEGELRADYRVVPYVSKPGAPVRTAASFVVEDGRPGLNPA, from the coding sequence TTGTCCGATCCCACCACCGTTTCGCGCCGGAGCGTGCTGCTCGGCGGCACGGCCGCCGGCGCCGTCGCGCTCTCCACGGGCGCCGCGCTGCCCGCTGCCGCGCAGCAGGGTGCCGGCTTCGCCCGCCGCGGCGAGGTGTTCACCCTCGGCGTCGCCTCCGGCGACCCGGCCCCCGACGGCGTGGTGCTGTGGACCCGGCTCGCCGCCGACCCGATCGCCGAGGACGGCATGGGCGGCATGCCGGACAAGACCTTCCCCGTGCAGTGGGAGGTCGCCGAGGACGAGCGGTTCCACCGCGTCGTCCAGCGCGGTGAGGCGCAGGCCGCCCCGAGCCTCGGCCACAGCGTGCACGTCGAGCTGACCGGGCTGCGCCCGGACCGCGAGTACTTCTACCGCTTCCGCGCCGAGGGCGCCGTCTCGCCGGTCGGCCGCACCCGGACGGCGCCGCTGCCGGGCGCGATGACCGAGCTGACCATGGCCTTCGCCTCGTGCGCGCAGTTCGAGCACGGCTTCTTCACCGCCTACCGCCACCTCGCCGAGGAGCACCCGGACCTGGTGCTGCACCTGGGCGACTACCAGTACGAGTACAAGGCCGGCGACTACGTGATCCCCGGCGGCAACATCCGAGACCACGCCGGCCCCGAGACCACGACGCTGGCCAACTACCGACAGCGGCACGCGCAGTACAAGTCGGACCCGGACCTGCAGTTCGCGCACGCGGCCGCGCCGTGGGTCGTGGTGTGGGACGACCACGAGCTCGACAACAACTGGGCCGACGAGATCCACGAGAAGCCGGAGAAGCCGCAGCCGGACTTCCTGGAGCGCCGCAAGGCCGCCTTCCAGGCGTACTACGAGAACATGCCGCTGCGCCGGGCCCAGATCCCCAAGGGGATCGACCTGCGGCTGCACCGCCGCATCGAGTGGGGCCGGCTGGCGACGTTCCACATGCTCGACACCCGCCAGTACCGCGACGACCAGGTCGGCGGTGACAAGGTGCCGACCACGGACCCGGCCCGGCTGGACCCCGCGCGCAGCCTGACCGGCGCGGAGCAGGAGCGCTGGCTGCTCACGAACCTGCGGTCGTCGCAGGCGCGCTGGGACGTGCTCGGCCAGCAGGTCATGTTCGCCGAGATCGACCTGGCCGAGGGTGACGCCGAGGGCTACAACCCCGACGCCTGGGACGGCTACGTCGGATCGCGGCAGCGCGTCATCCAGGGCTTCCAGCAGGGCAAGGTGCGCAACCCGGTCGTGCTGACCGGTGACGTGCACAAGAACTGGGCCAACGACGTGCAGAGCGACGGCCGCACGGTGGCCACCGAGCTGACCACCACGTCGATCACCAGCGGTGGCGACGGCTCGGAGTCGTTGACCGAGAAGGAGAAGGGCTACCTGCGGGACAACCCGCACGTGCGCTTCTACAGCAACCAGCGCGGCTACATCCGCACCAGGTTCACCGAGGGCGAGCTGCGCGCGGACTACCGCGTGGTGCCGTACGTGTCGAAGCCGGGCGCTCCGGTGCGCACCGCCGCCAGCTTCGTGGTCGAGGACGGCAGGCCCGGCCTCAACCCGGCGTGA
- a CDS encoding helix-turn-helix domain-containing protein, with product MTVANPPVARLQLGQLLRELRESAGKKREDAAEVLECQAPKISKIETGRSTISAGDARLLIDLYGANGNTAQTVLELAREARKRTQVRVPDWARRFVAMESIADEIRGYEPELVPGLLQTAEYTRAHAMATDPGQVDRLMAVREERQTRMSGGNVPLLHVVLNEAVLLRPVGGPEVMGGQLRHLRELVESPEITLQALPFHTGAHAGMGSSFVMLHLRESGSTVVYVEDLYTAGYLDGGSHVERYGAAFDRLRESALDEAETTALLERQIKEYA from the coding sequence ATGACCGTCGCCAACCCGCCCGTCGCGCGGCTGCAGCTCGGCCAACTGCTCCGGGAACTGCGCGAGAGCGCGGGTAAGAAACGCGAGGACGCAGCGGAGGTGCTGGAGTGCCAGGCACCCAAGATCAGCAAGATCGAAACCGGCCGTTCCACCATCAGCGCCGGTGACGCGCGTCTGCTGATCGACCTCTACGGCGCCAACGGCAACACCGCGCAGACCGTCCTGGAGCTCGCCCGCGAGGCCCGCAAGCGCACCCAGGTCCGCGTCCCGGACTGGGCGCGGCGCTTCGTCGCGATGGAGAGCATCGCCGACGAGATCCGCGGCTACGAACCCGAGCTCGTGCCGGGCCTGCTGCAAACCGCGGAGTACACCCGCGCGCATGCGATGGCCACCGATCCCGGCCAGGTCGACCGGCTCATGGCGGTCCGCGAGGAGCGGCAGACGCGGATGTCCGGAGGCAACGTCCCGCTGCTGCACGTCGTGCTCAACGAGGCCGTGCTCCTGCGCCCGGTCGGAGGACCGGAGGTGATGGGCGGTCAGCTCCGCCACCTGCGCGAGCTGGTGGAGTCCCCGGAGATCACGCTCCAGGCCCTGCCGTTCCACACCGGCGCGCACGCAGGCATGGGGTCGTCGTTCGTGATGCTGCACCTGCGGGAGTCCGGCAGCACGGTGGTCTACGTCGAGGACCTCTACACCGCCGGCTACCTCGACGGCGGCTCCCACGTCGAGCGCTACGGCGCGGCCTTCGACCGGTTGCGCGAGTCGGCCCTCGACGAGGCGGAGACGACCGCGCTGCTCGAACGGCAGATCAAGGAATACGCCTAG
- a CDS encoding PadR family transcriptional regulator: MSLRYALLGLLADEPQSGYDLTQRFERSLKRYAWHARHSQIYPELNKLAADGLIAVVEEGARGRRTYALTEAGREALHGWLMDWSSLQPVRNEFVLRLFLMSVLDPSEALPLLRGIHEHAKEEVAELEARVEAAGGPDGEWGFGRLAGEYGVRQYRAMVEWAEWAESELARAVPDEGSGDTST; this comes from the coding sequence ATGTCGCTGCGCTACGCCCTGCTCGGACTGCTGGCCGACGAACCGCAGAGCGGTTACGACCTGACTCAGCGGTTCGAGCGGTCCCTGAAGCGCTACGCCTGGCACGCCAGGCATAGCCAGATCTACCCGGAGCTGAACAAGCTCGCCGCCGACGGCCTGATCGCGGTCGTGGAGGAAGGGGCGCGCGGACGCCGCACCTACGCGCTCACCGAGGCGGGCCGGGAAGCGCTGCACGGCTGGCTCATGGACTGGTCCTCCCTGCAGCCCGTCCGCAACGAGTTCGTGCTGCGGCTCTTCCTCATGTCAGTCCTGGATCCGTCGGAAGCACTTCCGCTGCTGCGCGGTATCCACGAGCACGCGAAGGAGGAGGTGGCCGAGCTGGAAGCAAGGGTGGAAGCGGCCGGCGGCCCCGACGGGGAGTGGGGTTTCGGACGGCTCGCCGGGGAGTACGGCGTGCGCCAGTACCGGGCCATGGTCGAGTGGGCGGAATGGGCGGAGAGCGAACTGGCACGGGCGGTGCCGGACGAGGGCTCCGGCGACACCAGCACGTGA